The following coding sequences are from one Lycium ferocissimum isolate CSIRO_LF1 chromosome 3, AGI_CSIRO_Lferr_CH_V1, whole genome shotgun sequence window:
- the LOC132049435 gene encoding uncharacterized protein At5g41620: MPRQNQAMVEGLIPKIRKRGCSSSSSASSKVYNYRFKRAILVGKSRNGLGFGLKGSRSSTPVPTWRATPLRNVAESPKQSLTSGISQPVSARKLAATLWEMNEMPSPRMTEDLGKKKMMMMMKKEKLRTGYPGSGSVSGCLPPHLCDPSHSPGSERMDRSGTGSYQKRTSTTSRRQRTTDHNVGMLDSLSSASLMELETRSRAQTPRGSVAGFGSRLKDVSNALTTSKELLKIINRIWAHADQPSSSTSLVSALHTELERARLQVNQLIQDQRSDQNEINYLLKCFAEEKAAWKNKEQQAVEAAIESIANELEVERKLRRRFESLNKKLGKELSDTKTSFMKAVKELESEKRAREVMEQVCNELARDIGEDRAEAEEMKRESAKVQEEIEQEREMLQLADRLREERAHMKLSEAKNHFEEKNSAIDKLRKQLEGFLGKKKSKSRGNGSLNFRSNEEMTASLSKTLLVNNPNEEKEDDGGEVENVGDCEEDSAESDLHSIELNMDNANKSYNWAYPSGVVRESKRISVDERRARTSMSAQPRRSAPIQRSISGGVIEYVNQAANLPTSGDGLDRERLHELETLGQRYSYLDEAQRFKAVKGLKDHLLASTGTVSARDISSPIRQWEQPWPSRDPCATIPERSSIIQGSATKSRLGEGQSVRRSRR, from the exons ATGCCAAGGCAAAATCAGGCTATGGTGGAGGGTTTAATACCCAAGATCCGCAAAAGGGGttgttcatcttcatcatctgcATCATCAAAAgtgtataattacagatttaaACGGGCTATTTTAGTAGGAAAATCTAGAAACGGGCTGGGCTTTGGGCTTAAAGGGTCTAGATCCAGTACACCagtaccaacttggagagctaCACCATTGAGAAACGTTGCTGAGTCACCCAAACAGTCCCTTACTAGTGGGATATCACAACCTGTATCAGCTAGAAAACTAGCTGCCACATTGtgggaaatgaatgaaatgcctTCCCCAAGAATGACTGAGGACTTAGGgaaaaagaagatgatgatgatgatgaagaaggagaaattaCGGACCGGCTATCCGGGTTCGGGCTCTGTTTCGGGCTGTTTGCCTCCACATTTGTGTGATCCATCACATAGCCCGGGCTCTGAG AGGATGGATCGATCTGGAACAGGAAGCTATCAGAAGAGAACATCAACAACTTCCCGTAGACAAAGGACTACGGACCATAATGTTGGAATGTTAGATTCTTTAAGCAGCGCCAGTTTAATGGAG CTTGAGACCAGGTCTCGTGCCCAGACTCCACGAGGATCAGTGGCTGGTTTTGGCAGCCGTCTGAAAGATGTTAGTAACGCTTTGACAACATCCAAAGAGCTTTTGAAAATAATCAACCGAATTTGGGCACATGCTGATCAACCTTCATCTAGCACGTCACTTGTCTCTGCATTACACACTGAGCTGGAAAGGGCCCGCCTGCAGGTGAACCAGCTTATTCAAGACCAGCGGTCGGATCAAAATGAGATTAATTATCTCCTTAAATGCTTTGCTGAAGAGAAAGCAGCTTGGAAAAATAAAGAGCAACAGGCAGTTGAGGCTGCTATCGAGTCCATTGCGAACGAACTCGAGGTAGAGAGAAAGCTAAGGCGGAGATTCGAGAGCTTGAATAAAAAACTTGGCAAAGAGTTATCGGATACAAAAACATCATTCATGAAGGCAGTGAAAGAGCTTGAAAGCGAGAAAAGAGCTAGAGAAGTAATGGAACAGGTATGCAATGAATTGGCTAGAGACATTGGTGAAGACCGAGCGGAAGCAGAAGAGATGAAGAGGGAATCGGCAAAAGTTCAAGAAGAGATTGAACAGGAAAGAGAAATGCTCCAGTTAGCTGATAGATTGCGCGAGGAAAGGGCTCACATGAAACTCTCGGAGGCAAAGAATCATTTCGAGGAGAAAAATTCTGCTATTGACAAGCTCAGGAAGCAGCTCGAAGGATTCCTGGGAAAGAAAAAATCCAAAAGCAGGGGAAACGGTTCCCTAAATTTCAGAAGTAATGAAGAGATGACAGCATCTTTGAGTAAAACGCTATTAGTTAACAATCcgaatgaagaaaaagaagatgatgGAGGAGAAGTGGAGAATGTTGGAGACTGTGAGGAAGATTCAGCCGAAAGTGATCTTCATTCAATTGAACTTAACATGGACAACGCAAACAAGAGTTACAATTGGGCTTATCCATCTGGTGTAGTTCGTGAGTCAAAACGAATTTCAGTTGACGAAAGAAGAGCAAGAACCTCCATGTCGGCGCAGCCCAGAAGAAGCGCTCCCATTCAAAGGAGTATTTCTGGTGGAGTCATTGAGTATGTCAATCAAGCTGCAAATCTTCCAACCTCAGGAGACGGATTAGACAGGGAAAGGCTTCATGAACTCGAGACACTAGGTCAAAGATATAGTTATTTGGACGAAGCACAAAGATTTAAAGCAGTGAAGGGCCTTAAGGATCATCTATTAGCTAGTACGGGGACAGTGTCTGCCAGAGACATTTCCAGTCCCATCCGACAGTGGGAACAACCTTGGCCTTCTAGAGATCCTTGTGCTACAATTCCAGAAAGGTCGAGTATTATTCAGGGGAGCGCCACAAAATCAAGGCTAGGAGAAGGCCAAAGTGTCAGAAGATCAAGACGGTGA
- the LOC132049434 gene encoding uncharacterized protein LOC132049434 produces MDRQAPDYAAAMAFAQQQHQAANTQQQQQFGFHPQHQQFPPSIHGPPFLGPHSSLQQFPYPRPMQQPQLPPPHLLHLQQQQQPPPPFPPHMPPHVVPSPFFNPYDTPPPPAPPPSDPELQKRIDKLIEYAVKNGPDFEAMIREKQQDNPDYRFLFGGEGHYYYRYKLWMSTRPPGGAFNPSFPSSSLPMMHPPNPMMSPSPLTPPYNASNPSAAMLGPSHMHRPPFPPFYDQHHSQPFSRADYDHSYGSFKGLSRPLPSDVEMELSNVINNLTGTKESIKGAKSWFMQRSPFIPALAEALRDRVFSVDDSERQLHIVYLANDILFDSLQRRINPLELDNEALAFKPVLGPMLARIYHNPQNQEENQSRLQKILQFWGTKEVYDQDTIRALENEMLGGHPANFSVPPKELIMADPSAAAGLMHQAPNQSSLQWKPDHQSLANLADQGKQVPPIPSGATQHFHPGAVPPAGFPGSMHVPSSVPPANLQPAAHLTPASTANVGEKLPPYPLFPPGLIPGMVRKMQIGSGVPYSPMSPLDIPTMIPPSTVSESEILERVSKFFKEIGEVNPSEGPINKQSDSANDYDDYERESPVRKGGACIPPPLNLQVDPETGTYPDGSVPQKPGSNSSGRLGLGATANPNEPNQYDDVYTSYRKDRSTNYHSTMSVRTATR; encoded by the exons ATGGATCGACAAGCTCCTGATTATGCAGCTGCTATGGCCTTTGCTCAACAGCAGCACCAAGCAGCTAACACTCAACAGCAACAACAGTTTGGTTTTCAtccccaacatcaacaatttccTCCTTCAATTCATGGTCCTCCATTTCTAGGCCCGCATTCTTCTCTTCAACAATTCCCTTATCCTCGCCCTATGCAGCAACCACAACTACCCCCTCCGCATCTTCTTCACCTTCAGCAGCAACAGCAACCACCTCCTCCTTTCCCCCCACACATGCCTCCTCACGTTGTTCCATCACCTTTCTTCAATCCATACGATACTCCTCCACCTCCTGCTCCTCCACCATCTGACCCTGAACTCCAAAAGCGTATTGacaaattaattgaatatgcTGTCAAGAATGGTCCTGACTTTGAAGCCATGATCCGTGAAAAGCAACAAGACAATCCTGATTACAGGTTCCTCTTTGGTGGCGAAGGCCATTATTACTATCGCTATAAGCTTTGGATGTCTACTCGGCCCCCTGGTGGGGCTTTCAATCCGTCTTTCCCATCCTCCTCTTTGCCTATGATGCATCCACCAAATCCTATGATGAGTCCGTCACCATTAACACCTCCATATAATGCCTCCAATCCTTCTGCTGCAATGTTGGGTCCATCCCATATGCATCGACCTCCTTTCCCACCATTTTATGATCAACATCACTCTCAGCCTTTTAGCCGAGCAGATTATGATCATTCATATGGGTCTTTTAAAGGTCTATCTAGGCCTCTTCCATCAGATGTTGAGATGGAGCTGAGTAATGTTATAAATAATCTTACTGGTACGAAAGAGTCAATTAAAGGTGCCAAGAGTTGGTTTATGCAGAGATCTCCATTTATACCTGCTTTGGCTGAGGCACTCAGAGACAGGGTGTTCTCCGTAGATGATTCGGAGAGGCAACTGCATATAGTCTATCTTGCCAATGACATCTTATTTGATAG CTTGCAGCGACGAATCAATCCTCTTGAGCTTGACAATGAGGCACTTGCTTTTAAGCCCGTTTTGGGTCCCATGCTTGCCAGGATATACCACAACCCTCAAAACCAGGAAGAAAATCAATCTCGGCTTCAAAAGATTTTACAGTTTTGGGGTACGAAGGAAGTTTATGATCAGGATACTATTCGTGCACTTGAAAATGAGATGCTAGGTGGGCACCCTGCAAATTTTTCTGTTCCTCCTAAGGAATTAATCATGGCAGATCCTTCTGCTGCTGCAG GATTAATGCACCAGGCACCAAACCAGAGTTCTTTACAATGGAAGCCTGACCATCAAAGCTTAGCAAATTTAGCTGATCAAGGCAAACAAGTTCCTCCGATACCATCTGGGGCAACACAGCATTTTCATCCTGGTGCTGTTCCGCCTGCTGGATTTCCTGGGTCAATGCACGTACCTTCTTCTGTTCCACCAGCTAATCTACAACCGGCAGCTCATCTGACACCGGCATCAACTGCAAATGTAGGTGAAAAACTACCTCCTTACCCCTTGTTTCCTCCTGGTCTTATACCTGGTATGGTCAGGAAGATGCAGATTGGTAGTGGGGTGCCTTACTCTCCTATGAGCCCCTTGGATATCCCGACCATGATACCACCCTCCACTGTATCTGAATCTGAAATTCTTGAAAGAGTGTCTAAATTTTTTAAAGAGATTGGAGAAGTTAATCCATCAGAAGGACCTATTAATAAACAATCTGATTCAGCCAACGATTATGACGACTATGAGAGAGAGTCTCCTGTCCGCAAGGGAGGAGCTTGCATTCCTCCACCTCTGAACCTTCAAGTTGACCCTGAAACCGGGACTTATCCTGATGGAAGTGTACCGCAGAAACCTGGATCAAATAGCTCAGGACGATTAGGACTTGGAGCCACAGCTAATCCAAACGAGCCAAATCAATATGATGATGTTTACACTTCGTACAGGAAAGATAGAAGCACCAATTATCATTCAACAATGAGTGTAAGAACTGCTACGAGGTGA